attaggtataaattattgtaatcacCTACTAAAACGATGTAGACAGAATCAGAATGAATAGttaagcataaaaataataagttatttaatataaacaaataggtattacattttgtattacgtatattgttatttctatgtaatatgttataaatatatagtgacGGGCCAGTTTCATTATACTGCAggtgatattattaagtaattcatttgttttactaagtatattaatatgtaacaatgtaaaattatataaattaattattgtggtTGGACTCCCTACTTTCACTATAAGCTTATTGTTTGTGTATTAACTTTGTTGGTTACCTACACATTTTGACCGTTGCTACAatctgtaaaatatgtaaatacaaaatgtatataatatagtgttcttaaattgaattaatttaaatataaaatatattaatacctattggctattacttAAGCAAGTTGTttgataacttataaatatataatatacctaaaatgtttaagtacTAGCCATGGTGGTGTAAGTAGCTGATAGtgtaataagattataatataatatataaatcatattatgttcagaattaatattaatgataggAGTTGGAATAGTCTGCTATTGGTAACAATACTCTGGAcgtacaaatttttaattacaatttacagttaactataaatttgtttttccttttaaaaaggTTATTGGATGAAGTAAAAATTGAGATATTCGCAAGTTGACgattgtaatgtacctataaacatAGTACatttatgtcaataatttatatttttaacaacttaaaaattataaatttacagcTTCAGACGCcacgataaattattaatttatatcaattggGATTTTGGTaagaataaacaaattaaatttacaattaaatattaagtagataattttttttttttttttaataaattagttaccCTAAAGAAAATTGCAGTATACTGTTGCTGATGAATTCAATGCTTGGTAttgaagtataattattatagaaattgtatattagcatattatgcttttatcatttattatatttatataagtttccAGACGCcaacaaaaatataggtacacagtattatttttatattattttcaatgtaaattttatttaagttagtaataagtttaatttatttgttttacaataaattattaatagtttgaaGTTAGCTGGTAGGTAGTAAAGTGTTTTCATATCTACTATTATTTACACTAGTAGgacttttctataatatattatacatataataatagtcattcttttattttattttaatgacaaatatGTCTAGTAAATCTGAAAGTAAATCTACTAAGCGTAGAAGATATTTGAACGATATggaaactattgattttattgttgaaaatcaAGAACAATTAAACTTTTTCCCACAATCAAGTACATCCCAagataatggtaataatttggTTGTAGAAAGCCATGCTAGACCATCTCCCAGCGTAATTGGTAATGATGATCACCTTTCTAACAGTCTTAGTATTGATACATCTACCTTTCCTTTTTCaagtattaattttgataacaataatgtagACATATCTGATTATGGTGATCTACAAAATGAATCATGTAGCTCCGATTCAAATGATGAATGTTTAACAaatgctaataatattttatatgatgatCAATGTTCTATTCTTAAACTTATTGCTAATTGGacaattgaacataatattacattatctgCACTATCTTCTTtattaaaggttttaaaaaatcataaatgttttagttattttcctGTTGATGCTAGAACGGTGTTGAAGACACCTAATAAACCTAACAAAATTCAAACTGTTCAATCAggatattattaccattttggTATTGCAAATGGTTTAAAATctcattgtaatttttcaattattaaaaaaaatataattaaattggttGTTGGCATTGATGGTTTGCCTTTGACAAAAAGTTCCTCAAGCGCCTTTTGGCCAATTCTCGCATATGCTCGGTACAGTTCTTTTAAATCTAATGTGTTCATAATTGGTCTTTATTGGGGGAAAGAAAAACCAcaaaacagtaatttatttttaaaaaattttgttgaTGAACTTAAACTTTTAGCAGAAAATGGTTTGGATACTGGTTATGGTAAAAAGTATGTGAAGGTAGATACATTTTGTTGTGATACTCCAGCCAAGAGTTTTATTTTATGCACCAAAGGTCATGTTGGATATTATTCCTGTCCAAGATGCACCGTTGAAGGTGAACGTATAAATAATACCATGTGTTTTCTAGGTACAAATTTTCGCAATAGAActcatttagattttataaaccGTATTGATGATGAACATCATATAGGCAatacaatatcaattttaactgaaataccttATATAAATATGGTGGACGATTTCAGTATTGATTATATGCATTTAGTATGCTTAGGTGTTGTTaagaaattgattttattatggttgggtatatttaaaaaatctcctGTACATGTTCGCATACAAAGCCGATATGCAAATATAGTTACCAATCGTctcttatttaataaaaaatatgtaactgtTGATTTTTCAAGAAAACCTCGGGGATTAAATGATGTAGTGAGATGGAAAGCAACCGAGTTTAGACAGTTCTTACTTTATACTGGACCTATAGTGCTAAAAGGAATTTTATTGGATGaatgttatattcattttatatgttTACATGTAGCCTTTAGAATTCTATTATCTTCTAATAGTACTGAAAAGTTggtaaattttagtaaaaaaatgttgatacattttgttgaaaaGTTTGAAGAAATTTATGGATCTCAATTTTCATCTCAAAATATCCATGGATTAATCCATATTGTAGATGATTATAGGAAATTTGGCTCCTTAGAGGAATGCTCTTGTTTTCCATTTGAGAACTACatgaagtttttgaaaaaaatggtaAGAAAACATGAGAGACCACTAGAGCAAGTAATAAAACGCTATCAAGAATTTTTAACCTTTAGTGAATGTAAATTAAACAATCCatgcaatgaaataatatacaaaaaaaagcatGTTAATGGACCTTTACTTGAACACTTTACTACCTCTCAGTtccaaataattgttaaaaatagaattaaaatagatataaattctGTTTCTGATTGTTATATAGGGTttgattatgataaaaaattatgtatttttaaagttataaatatttgtaaagatTCTATTAATGGtagaaatgtatttttggttaaacaatttaataaaatttgttgttACTTTAAAAAACCTATTAATAGCTTAAAGTTAGGTATAgcattagttgatgaattatcTGAAGATTACACAACAATTGATGTAGAGTTAACAGAATTTTCtaagtatatgatattaattgataatgataataataatgtagcatACCCCATTTTACATACTCTTGatgttatttgattattatttgtaatacaattattaattttatgtgtatgttataacatataaccataaataaattgatcttattatatattttatttactttttattattacaaattctgagttgataaaatacttaatataatatttatatatattgaataattgataatatctaaataatatgtataggtatccttataaattgtaatttatgctatgatatttattgtttaacaaacattatttattgttgtattattatagtattagaatATGGCAACCTATTCAGTAGTTCACTTTTATGGTGATGACTCTGTAGAACCTGTACCCAGTTTTTGGTTCACAAAGAATGGAACTTGTGCGTGGCCAAAAAACAGAGCTTTGATTAAGAAATTTGTACAACTTAAAACTATTCCTAATGAAATTGAATTTGATTACCATGAAGCaagaattcttaaaaaaaatatcagtaaaaaatattatttgataacaaaattCCTaactattaaatacttttaaaatttgatacctTTTTATACTATAGAATCATTTGGAGAAGCTAATAATTTGGCAGAAAAAGGGTGTAATCAAAGTGACCTGTCAGATATTGGTGAATTAAAGTCTAAgagaaaattaaaagtaaaaaccaataaCCAGTCATATTCAGATTGTCCCGAGTATTcaggttattaattttatttgttctcctaattaaataataatatatctgtatattttaatttataacacttatgtatcacaattattattttatttagattctgatgatgaaaaattcaataaaagtaataagtctgatcgtacattaaaatatgcagGTTGGTCTCCTTCTccaaaaaagttgaaaagtaAGTTTTTActtgtaatgtattataataaataaataaatatctattgtatgttattttgtacgtataatatatatgaatattttttttaaagtgctGAAAAATCAACAAAGACCATCGATAGTTAAACAGCTGTCTTATGACATACCATCAAATTTGACTGATAAGTATAAGAATGATGGTAAGTcataatgtatttgttattcACTAATAATTGCTACAAATGATTTATATCAATAGGatagatgtattatatataatcatgttttgtttttacagtaccaacatttaatttaaactattatgataaaattaatagtaatgaAGAAATCATTGAAATTCAATTAGAATCTTCTGATGTTCAtcttggtaaatattattttttttaacaataaagttattatttatttatttaaatttcaattatattttaacagatgAAAGAAGTTCAGAAGTATGTATCAGAACACCTAAACTATTAGACATATCTACAGAAGCTGTTAAAAATAGTACACCACTAGGTAATTCTTcagtttgatttaaaaatatactttatatttatatttacaaatttcataCAGGCACAGATTATCAAAAAGAAACTTTACATATGTTGACATTTATCAAACATGAATTAAGACGTATCATAAACAATCAAAGGGATATGGCTCAAAGACttgattttattgaaatacgTTTAAATAGCATGCCAACAAAAGATTCTTCTATGAATGGGATATCCTcatcattattaaatgatatgACTTGTCCGTTACCCATCGATAATATGGCAGATCTTGATacattggaaaataatattttgggaGAAGGTACATTCCGCATAAACTTGGTAAGAAACTAAACTATCTTTGATTTACTTATAAAATGGTTGAAATAttgagttttaattaattataatttaatttttgtaactaaATAAGTATAGTAATTTTAGAGTAATCGAAGAAACAAGTAAAAGTTCtgtgctaaataatattataatacgctaggtattcataataatattatataatactattaaaaatactagctattattttatacctataaatatttctaaaaaaagcaACTAAGTAAAATGATTATCATGGATATATTTGTCGTATAATTTTAGAggatgctacccatgcatttgttgtctctgtcttacacacgtacgacatatcAAAATTGTGTTCACTAGTTTctatagttttgatattagagtgaattgaccttttatacaatttttagataataacattatttgtgcttaagcgttggcttttactaaatatgtattttaattttcaagagagatatgatcatttttaatttttgatatttcacatacccatattttgctttaaaatgaaaaaatttaaaaatcgccAACGCTTAAGTACAGagaatgttcttacctaaaagtttaataataggtcaactcactctaatatcaaaactattgaaactagtgaacaaaATTTTGGTATTTCGtatgtgtgtaagacggagacaacaaatgcatgggtagcatcctcttaaggaCTTGGAAGATCATGGCCAAGTttcttatatgtatacctactgtctaatatttgtttactcagttattaaagtataaaggataagttgtttttattttcatttatttccttagttttgaaatttgagAGTTTTgcctttacaattattttaatatatttacatatttttaggtGAATGAACTATCTTATATTGgtggaaaaaatgttaaatcgATGGTAAAAAGGCTTATGGCTAAGTTATTTAAAGATGAGTTACTGAAAGACTTCTCTTATACAGGGAAAAAAGGAAAAcagaaattttcaaatttagcaACTTGTTCAGTAATATTTGGTAagatgcataataattatataatataactattgattttattgtgTAGTAGGCAGTGGTGTAGGGAAAAgatgattatttttaagcaatggtttttaaaaatgtatgggtGGGTGTACCCATGATGcttaatttagtaaaatttgtAAGTCAATAGTGCAGATAATACATGCTCAGGCTACATAACTactataatcatttattaatatgatattttattatcaggtacaatataataataacaatgttcatttattatataaatataattcattttataactaaaataaaatgtgtaaaatatatcttattaaatcaaaatttaagataacTAATAGTTTacatgcaataaaataaataactataataatgtacacacataaattttagtaaaaCTATTTGCAGATTTGTaaacatataaatgcatatgtTTTAACATGTTATATAAATGGCCATCaggaagaatatattatatatcctcattcaacataaatataatcTTTTCTCTTAACCAAAAATAAGTTAAACACACTAATGTGTAATTTCTGTttagttataatgtataatgaatactacttatatgctatatttacctattattaaaactttcttatttaatttttagatgccATCAAAACTCAAGAAAAGTTTAAACACAGTACTCAAAATGAAATGGaagatattattaagtatgtacTTGCTCAAGCTCCATTTAATTTGAAGAggcaaattgaaaaaaaaaactaacctttatattttttatcatccatactaattcttttatttaaagctgtatcaatttttttttaatccaagttggaatattttttttttaagcgatttaaatatattaaaacttaaaagtttaaaataaataatatattttatacaatgatatattgaataataatatttttttttttttttagattggaatttcttttatttttaactgtttattttctttttgagcACATATACAGTGcaggtttatttaaaaaagtatttatatattataatttacaatacctAGACATTAATtcctcatttaatttttatattatgtgtacttaatttttgattgtataatattaattaatgaaaataaaatgttaattattattaattgcagttgtttattttatatttatttaacatttgttttccTCGTATTCAATGTAAGTTAACGTTGATGGTACATTAATTAACCAttacaaaatcataaataaatataaatttataaatattaattatttaatattgattaaatattttttttttactttgattaataattatacaaagggTTCAACCAATATTTATtaggaattatataatatataaaaatcttttatctatgaaaatttaacatttgtttaatattaaatacttttttgaaatatttatttaactttgtataaatatatcattgcTGTGTggggtaataattgagttctaaaatctagttctgggtttaactaatctatctataggtgactaatttattcgcaattgacttaaatctaattcatcaactaattatgttttttataaatttgaaattatgtaccccaacaatgaataacgttaatattaacgtaattattgatttctaaattctagttttgggttcatctaatctatttataggtgctcaatgtatttgcaattgtctgaagtctttttcatctacatataatgtatttttttaatttgaaatgatgtaccccaagaccaaaaaatgttcatataagcgttaatattaagttctaaattctagttttctgatcatctagtttatgtatagtggataaatgtatttgcaattgtctgaagtgttattcctcaacaaattatgttttttttttaatttgaaatgatgtaccccattaatgaaaaatgttaatataaacgtaataattgagttctaaaatctagttttgggtttatctaatctatctataggtgactaatttattcgcaattgacttaaatctaattcatcaactaattatgttttttataaatttgaaattatgtaccccaacaatgaataacgttaatattaacgtaattattgatttctaaattctagttttgggttcatctaatctatttataggtgctcaatgtatttgcaattgtctgaagtctttttcatctacatataatgtatttttttaatttgaaatgatgtaccccaagaccaaaaaatgttcatataagcgttaatattaagttctaaattctagttttctgatcatctagtttatgtatagtggataaatgtatttgcaattgtctgaagtgttattcgtcaacaaattatgttttttttttaatttgaaatgatgtaccccattaatgaaaaatgttaatataaacgtaataattgagttctaaaatctagttttgggtttaactaatctatctataggtgactaatttattcgcaattgacttaagtctaattcatcaactaattatgttttttataaatttgaaattatgtaccccaacaatgaataacgttaatattaacgtaattattgatttctaaattctagttttgggttcatctaatctatttataggtgctcaatgtatttgcaattgtctgaagtctttttcatctacatataatgtatttttttaatttgaaatgatgtaccccaagaccaaaaaatgttcatataagcgttaatattaagttctaaattctagttttctgatcatctagtttatgtatagtggataaatgtatttgcaattgtctgaagtgttattcgtcaacaaattatgttttttttttaatttgaaatgatgtaccccattaatgaaaaatgttaatataaacgtaataattgagttctaaaatctagttttgggtttaactaatctatctataggtgactaatttattcgcaattgacttaagtctaattcatcaactaattatgttttttataaatttgaaattatgtaccccaacaatgaataacgttaatattaacgtaattattgatttctaaattctagttttgggttcatctaatctatttataggtgctcaatgtatttgcaattgtctgaagtctttttcatctacatataatgtatttttttaatttgaaatgatgtaccccaagaccaaaaaatgttcatataagcgttaatattaagttctaaattctagttttctgatcatctagtttatgtatagtggataaatgtatttgcaattgtctgaagtgttattcctcaacaaattatgttttttttttaatttgaaatgatgtaccccattaatgaaaaatgttaatataaacgtaataattgagttctaaaatctagttttgggtttaactaatctatctataggtgactaatttattcgcaattgacttaagtctaattcatcaactaattatgttttttataaatttgaaattatgtaccccaacaatgaataacgttaatattaacgtaattattgatttctaaattctagttttgggttcatctaatctatttataggtgctcaatgtatttgcaattgtctgaagtctttttcatctacatataatgtatttttttaatttgaaatgatgtaccccaagaccaaaaaatgttcatataagcgttaatattaagttctaaattctagttttctgatcatctagtttatgtatagtggataaatgtatttgcaattgtctgaagtgttattcgtcaacaaattatgttttttttttaatttgaaatgatgtaccccattaatgaaaaatgttaatataaacgtaataattgagttctaaaatctagttctGGGTTtaattaatctatctataggtgactaatttattcgcaattgacttaaatctaattcatcaactaattatgttttttataaatttgaaattatgtaccccaacaatgaataacgttaatattaacgtaattattgatttctaaattctagttttgggttcatctaatctatttataggtgctcaatgtatttgcaattgtctgaagtctttttcatctacatataatgtatttttttaatttgaaatgatgtaccccaagaccaaaaaatgttcatataagcgttaatattaagttctaaattctagttttctgatcatctagtttatgtatagtggataaatgtatttgcaattgtctgaagtgttattcgtcaacaaattatgttttttttttaatttgaaatgatgtaccccattaatgaaaaatgttaatataaacgtaataattgagttctaaaatctagttttgggtttaactaatctatctataggtgactaatttattcgcaattgacttaagtctaattcatcaactaattatgttttttataaatttgaaattatgtaccccaacaatgaataacgttaatattaacgtaattattgatttctaaattctagttttgggttcatctaatctatttataggtgctcaatgtatttgcaattgtctgaagtctttttcatctacatataatgtatttttttaatttgaaatgatgtaccccaagaccaaaaaatgttcatataagcgttaatattaagttctaaattctagttttctgatcatctagtttatgtatagtggataaatgtatttgcaattgtctgaagtgttattcctcaacaaattatgttttttttttaatttgaaatgatgtaccccattaatgaaaaatgttaatataaacgtaataattgagttctaaaatctagttttgggtttaactaatctatctataggtgactaatttattcgcaattgacttacgtctaattcatcaactaattatgttttttataaatttgaaattatgtaccccaacaatgaataacgttaatattaacgtaattattgatttctaaattctagttttgggttcatctaatctatttataggtgctcaatgtatttgcaattgtctgaagtctttttcatctacatataatgtatttttttaatttgaaatgatgtaccccaagaccaaaaaatgttcatataagcgttaatattaagttctaaattctagttttctgatcatctagtttatgtatagtggataaatgtatttgcaattgtctgaagtgttattcgtcaacaaattatgttttttttttaatttgaaatgatgtaccccattaatgaaaaatgttaatataaacgtaataattgagttctaaaatctagttctGGGTTtaattaatctatctataggtgactaatttattcgcaattgacttaaatctaattcatcaactaattatgttttttataaatttgaaattatgtaccccaacaatgaataacgttaatattaacgtaattattgatttctaaattctagttttgggttcatctaatctatttataggtgctcaatgtatttgcaattgtctgaagtctttttcatctacatataatgtatttttttaatttgaaatgatgtaccccaagaccaaaaaatgttcatataagcgttaatattaagttctaaattctagttttctgatcatctagtttatgtatagtggataaatgtatttgcaattgtctgaagtgttattcgtcaacaaattatgttttttttttaatttgaaatgatgtaccccattaatgaaaaatgttaatataaacgtaataattgagttctaaaatctagttttgggtttaactaatctatctataggtgactaatttattcgcaattgacttaagtctaattcatcaactaattatgttttttataaatttgaaattatgtaccccaacaatgaataacgttaatattaacgtaattattgatttctaaattctagttttgggttcatctaatctatttataggtgctcaatgtatttgcaattgtctgaagtctttttcatctacatataatgtatttttttaatttgaaatgatgtaccccaagaccaaaaaatgttcatataagcgttaatattaagttctaaattctagttttctgatcatctagattatgtatagtggataaatgtatttgcaattgtctgaagtgttattcgtcaacaaattatgttttttttttaatttgaaatgatgtaccccattaatgaaaaatgttaatataaacgtaataattgagttctaaaatctagttttgggtttaactaatctatctataggtgactaatttattcgcaattgacttaagtctaattcatcaactaattatgttttttataaatttgaaattatgtaccccaacaatgaataacgttaatattaacgtaattattgatttctaaattctagttttgggttcatctaatctatttataggtgctcaatgtatttgcaattgtctgaagtctttttcatctacatataatgtatttttttaatttgaaatgatgtaccccaagaccaaaaaatgttcatataagcgttaatattaagttctaaattctagt
This genomic window from Metopolophium dirhodum isolate CAU chromosome 1, ASM1992520v1, whole genome shotgun sequence contains:
- the LOC132936954 gene encoding uncharacterized protein LOC132936954, yielding MATYSVVHFYGDDSVEPVPSFWFTKNGTCAWPKNRALIKKFVQLKTIPNEIEFDYHEARILKKNIKSFGEANNLAEKGCNQSDLSDIGELKSKRKLKVKTNNQSYSDCPEYSDSDDEKFNKSNKSDRTLKYAGWSPSPKKLKMLKNQQRPSIVKQLSYDIPSNLTDKYKNDVPTFNLNYYDKINSNEEIIEIQLESSDVHLDERSSEVCIRTPKLLDISTEAVKNSTPLGTDYQKETLHMLTFIKHELRRIINNQRDMAQRLDFIEIRLNSMPTKDSSMNGISSSLLNDMTCPLPIDNMADLDTLENNILGEGTFRINLVNELSYIGGKNVKSMVKRLMAKLFKDELLKDFSYTGKKGKQKFSNLATCSVIFDAIKTQEKFKHSTQNEMEDIIKYVLAQAPFNLKRQIEKKN